The Falco rusticolus isolate bFalRus1 chromosome 5, bFalRus1.pri, whole genome shotgun sequence genome has a segment encoding these proteins:
- the ZYX gene encoding zyxin isoform X2 gives MVKQLCLGEAFSRAGGARPLPRAAVARLPARPPAQRSVAPLRSPGAPRPSAAEKMASPGTPGTRMTSTVSINISTPAFYNPQKKFAPVVAPKPKVNPFKAGGALESSLPPPPGAGAQRAQIGKVGEIPSQSLPAEELPLPPPPPPGEEASFSSNCAFPPPPPPFEEPFPPAPEEVFPSPPPPPPPMFDEGPVSKVPTPQIPAGSTGSLEKPSAPKAHVEIPSAPRDTPHPIPSRFTPKPSGSLSFKPPGVDLTPNPTPWAAPQQRKEPLAPVPPPPSLPPAQPSLKFTPPSVAGSPKPGSKSGASVPVAPSNPARHPTSIQTHFTVPPSSGLSSRPQPPNFTYAQQRERPQVQEKPHPTEQPAATKDKHRPTGSGADPPRGNSCLTMKEVEELEMLTQKLMKDMEHPPSAESAISELCGFCRKPLSRTQPAVRALDCLFHVECFTCFKCEKQLQGQQFYNVDEKPFCEDCYAGTLEKCSVCKQTITDRMLKATGNSYHPQCFTCVMCHTPLEGASFIVDQANQPHCVDDYHRKYAPRCSVCSEPIMPEPGKDETVRVVALEKNFHMKCYKCEDCGKPLSIEADENGCFPLDGHVLCIKCHTIRAKTTR, from the exons ATGGTCAAACAACTTTGCCTGGGCGAGGCCTTTTCGCGagccggcggggcccggccgctCCCTCGCGCCGCCGTTGCtcgcctgcccgcccgcccgccggcgcAGCGCTCCGTGGCCCCGCTCCGCAGCCCGGGGGCGCCCCGGCCCTCCG CCGCTGAGAAGATGGCCTCCCCAGGCACCCCGGGGACCCGCATGACATCCACAGTCAGCATCAACATTTCCACGCCTGCCTTCTACAATCCGCAGAAAAAGTTTGCACCCGTGGTCGCCCCTAAGCCCAAGGTGAACCCCTTCAAGGCTGGGGGTGCGTTGGAGTCATCGCTGCCCCCGCCTCCCGGCGCTGGTGCCCAGCGTGCACAGATTGGGAAGGTGGGCGAGATTCCGTCCCAGTCCCTGCCAGCAGAAG AGCTGCcgctgccacctcctcccccgCCTGGAGAGGAGGCAAGTTTCTCCTCAAACTGTgcttttcccccacccccaccacccttTGAAGAGCCTTTTCCACCAGCCCCAgaagaagtttttccttctccacctcctcctcctccaccgATGTTTGATGAAGGACCTGTGAGCAAGGTGCCTACCCCACAG ATACCTGCAGGGTCCACAGGTTCTCTGGAGAAACCATCGGCCCCAAAAGCCCATGTGGAAATACCATCTGCACCCAGAGATACTCCTCATCCCATTCCTTCCAGGTTCACTCCAAAGCCAAGTGGAAGCTTATCTTTCAAGCCCCCTGGAGTGGATCTGACCCCCAACCCAACGCCAtgggcagccccacagcaacGCAAGGAGCCCTTAGCACCAGTCCCTccacccccttccctccctcctgctcagccTTCCCTTAAATTCACCCCACCCTCTGTTGCTGGCTCTCCCAAGCCTGGGTCCAAGTCAGGTGCCAGTGTCCCTGTGGCTCCCTCAAACCCTGCCAGGCACCCTACCTCCATTCAGACCCACTTCACAGTCCCTCCATCTTCAGGGCTCTCCTCTCGGCCACAGCCTCCCAATTTCACCTATGCCCAGCAGAGGGAGAGACCCCAAGTCCAGGAGAAGCCACATCCAACAGAGCAACCTGCTGCCACCAAGGACAAG caTAGACCCACAGGCTCCGGTGCAGATCCACCTAGGGGAAATTCCTGTCTGACCATGAAGGAGGTAGAAGAGCTGGAGATGTTGACCCAGAAACTAATGAAGGATATGGAGCATCCACCCTCAGCGGAGTCTGCTATTTCTG AGCTCTGTGGCTTCTGCAGGAAGCCCCTGTCAAGAACCCAGCCAGCTGTGAGGGCCCTGGACTGTCTTTTCCATGTGGAATGCTTCACCTGCTTCAAAtgtgagaagcagctgcaggggcagcagtTCTACAATGTGGATGAGAAGCCCTTCTGTGAGGACTGCTATGCT GGGACCTTGGAAAAGTGCAGTGTCTGCAAACAGACCATCACAGACCGGATGCTGAAGGCCACCGGTAACTCGTACCATCCCCAATGCTTCACCTGTGTGATGTGCCATACCCCTCTTGAGGGGGCCTCTTTTATCGTGGACCAGGCCAACCAGCCTCACTGTGTGGACGACTACCACAG GAAGTATGCTCCGCGCTGCTCGGTCTGCAGCGAGCCTATCATGCCAGAGCCTGGAAAGGATGAGACGGTGCGTGTGGTGGCATTGGAGAAGAATTTCCACATGAAATGTTACAAGTGTGAG GACTGTGGGAAACCCTTGTCCATTGAAGCAGATGAGAATGGGTGCTTTCCACTGGATGGGCACGTGCTGTGCATCAAATGTCACACCATTCGTGCCAAAACGACACGCTGA
- the ZYX gene encoding zyxin isoform X3, which produces MASPGTPGTRMTSTVSINISTPAFYNPQKKFAPVVAPKPKVNPFKAGGALESSLPPPPGAGAQRAQIGKVGEIPSQSLPAEELPLPPPPPPGEEASFSSNCAFPPPPPPFEEPFPPAPEEVFPSPPPPPPPMFDEGPVSKVPTPQVRGKMSSIDLEIDSLSVMLDNMEKNDPFKSRIPAGSTGSLEKPSAPKAHVEIPSAPRDTPHPIPSRFTPKPSGSLSFKPPGVDLTPNPTPWAAPQQRKEPLAPVPPPPSLPPAQPSLKFTPPSVAGSPKPGSKSGASVPVAPSNPARHPTSIQTHFTVPPSSGLSSRPQPPNFTYAQQRERPQVQEKPHPTEQPAATKDKHRPTGSGADPPRGNSCLTMKEVEELEMLTQKLMKDMEHPPSAESAISELCGFCRKPLSRTQPAVRALDCLFHVECFTCFKCEKQLQGQQFYNVDEKPFCEDCYAGTLEKCSVCKQTITDRMLKATGNSYHPQCFTCVMCHTPLEGASFIVDQANQPHCVDDYHRKYAPRCSVCSEPIMPEPGKDETVRVVALEKNFHMKCYKCEDCGKPLSIEADENGCFPLDGHVLCIKCHTIRAKTTR; this is translated from the exons ATGGCCTCCCCAGGCACCCCGGGGACCCGCATGACATCCACAGTCAGCATCAACATTTCCACGCCTGCCTTCTACAATCCGCAGAAAAAGTTTGCACCCGTGGTCGCCCCTAAGCCCAAGGTGAACCCCTTCAAGGCTGGGGGTGCGTTGGAGTCATCGCTGCCCCCGCCTCCCGGCGCTGGTGCCCAGCGTGCACAGATTGGGAAGGTGGGCGAGATTCCGTCCCAGTCCCTGCCAGCAGAAG AGCTGCcgctgccacctcctcccccgCCTGGAGAGGAGGCAAGTTTCTCCTCAAACTGTgcttttcccccacccccaccacccttTGAAGAGCCTTTTCCACCAGCCCCAgaagaagtttttccttctccacctcctcctcctccaccgATGTTTGATGAAGGACCTGTGAGCAAGGTGCCTACCCCACAG GTACGTGGCAAGATGAGCAGCATTGATCTTGAGATTGACTCACTGTCCGTAATGTTGGATAACATGGAGAAGAATGATCCCTTCAAATCCCGG ATACCTGCAGGGTCCACAGGTTCTCTGGAGAAACCATCGGCCCCAAAAGCCCATGTGGAAATACCATCTGCACCCAGAGATACTCCTCATCCCATTCCTTCCAGGTTCACTCCAAAGCCAAGTGGAAGCTTATCTTTCAAGCCCCCTGGAGTGGATCTGACCCCCAACCCAACGCCAtgggcagccccacagcaacGCAAGGAGCCCTTAGCACCAGTCCCTccacccccttccctccctcctgctcagccTTCCCTTAAATTCACCCCACCCTCTGTTGCTGGCTCTCCCAAGCCTGGGTCCAAGTCAGGTGCCAGTGTCCCTGTGGCTCCCTCAAACCCTGCCAGGCACCCTACCTCCATTCAGACCCACTTCACAGTCCCTCCATCTTCAGGGCTCTCCTCTCGGCCACAGCCTCCCAATTTCACCTATGCCCAGCAGAGGGAGAGACCCCAAGTCCAGGAGAAGCCACATCCAACAGAGCAACCTGCTGCCACCAAGGACAAG caTAGACCCACAGGCTCCGGTGCAGATCCACCTAGGGGAAATTCCTGTCTGACCATGAAGGAGGTAGAAGAGCTGGAGATGTTGACCCAGAAACTAATGAAGGATATGGAGCATCCACCCTCAGCGGAGTCTGCTATTTCTG AGCTCTGTGGCTTCTGCAGGAAGCCCCTGTCAAGAACCCAGCCAGCTGTGAGGGCCCTGGACTGTCTTTTCCATGTGGAATGCTTCACCTGCTTCAAAtgtgagaagcagctgcaggggcagcagtTCTACAATGTGGATGAGAAGCCCTTCTGTGAGGACTGCTATGCT GGGACCTTGGAAAAGTGCAGTGTCTGCAAACAGACCATCACAGACCGGATGCTGAAGGCCACCGGTAACTCGTACCATCCCCAATGCTTCACCTGTGTGATGTGCCATACCCCTCTTGAGGGGGCCTCTTTTATCGTGGACCAGGCCAACCAGCCTCACTGTGTGGACGACTACCACAG GAAGTATGCTCCGCGCTGCTCGGTCTGCAGCGAGCCTATCATGCCAGAGCCTGGAAAGGATGAGACGGTGCGTGTGGTGGCATTGGAGAAGAATTTCCACATGAAATGTTACAAGTGTGAG GACTGTGGGAAACCCTTGTCCATTGAAGCAGATGAGAATGGGTGCTTTCCACTGGATGGGCACGTGCTGTGCATCAAATGTCACACCATTCGTGCCAAAACGACACGCTGA
- the ZYX gene encoding zyxin isoform X1, which yields MVKQLCLGEAFSRAGGARPLPRAAVARLPARPPAQRSVAPLRSPGAPRPSAAEKMASPGTPGTRMTSTVSINISTPAFYNPQKKFAPVVAPKPKVNPFKAGGALESSLPPPPGAGAQRAQIGKVGEIPSQSLPAEELPLPPPPPPGEEASFSSNCAFPPPPPPFEEPFPPAPEEVFPSPPPPPPPMFDEGPVSKVPTPQVRGKMSSIDLEIDSLSVMLDNMEKNDPFKSRIPAGSTGSLEKPSAPKAHVEIPSAPRDTPHPIPSRFTPKPSGSLSFKPPGVDLTPNPTPWAAPQQRKEPLAPVPPPPSLPPAQPSLKFTPPSVAGSPKPGSKSGASVPVAPSNPARHPTSIQTHFTVPPSSGLSSRPQPPNFTYAQQRERPQVQEKPHPTEQPAATKDKHRPTGSGADPPRGNSCLTMKEVEELEMLTQKLMKDMEHPPSAESAISELCGFCRKPLSRTQPAVRALDCLFHVECFTCFKCEKQLQGQQFYNVDEKPFCEDCYAGTLEKCSVCKQTITDRMLKATGNSYHPQCFTCVMCHTPLEGASFIVDQANQPHCVDDYHRKYAPRCSVCSEPIMPEPGKDETVRVVALEKNFHMKCYKCEDCGKPLSIEADENGCFPLDGHVLCIKCHTIRAKTTR from the exons ATGGTCAAACAACTTTGCCTGGGCGAGGCCTTTTCGCGagccggcggggcccggccgctCCCTCGCGCCGCCGTTGCtcgcctgcccgcccgcccgccggcgcAGCGCTCCGTGGCCCCGCTCCGCAGCCCGGGGGCGCCCCGGCCCTCCG CCGCTGAGAAGATGGCCTCCCCAGGCACCCCGGGGACCCGCATGACATCCACAGTCAGCATCAACATTTCCACGCCTGCCTTCTACAATCCGCAGAAAAAGTTTGCACCCGTGGTCGCCCCTAAGCCCAAGGTGAACCCCTTCAAGGCTGGGGGTGCGTTGGAGTCATCGCTGCCCCCGCCTCCCGGCGCTGGTGCCCAGCGTGCACAGATTGGGAAGGTGGGCGAGATTCCGTCCCAGTCCCTGCCAGCAGAAG AGCTGCcgctgccacctcctcccccgCCTGGAGAGGAGGCAAGTTTCTCCTCAAACTGTgcttttcccccacccccaccacccttTGAAGAGCCTTTTCCACCAGCCCCAgaagaagtttttccttctccacctcctcctcctccaccgATGTTTGATGAAGGACCTGTGAGCAAGGTGCCTACCCCACAG GTACGTGGCAAGATGAGCAGCATTGATCTTGAGATTGACTCACTGTCCGTAATGTTGGATAACATGGAGAAGAATGATCCCTTCAAATCCCGG ATACCTGCAGGGTCCACAGGTTCTCTGGAGAAACCATCGGCCCCAAAAGCCCATGTGGAAATACCATCTGCACCCAGAGATACTCCTCATCCCATTCCTTCCAGGTTCACTCCAAAGCCAAGTGGAAGCTTATCTTTCAAGCCCCCTGGAGTGGATCTGACCCCCAACCCAACGCCAtgggcagccccacagcaacGCAAGGAGCCCTTAGCACCAGTCCCTccacccccttccctccctcctgctcagccTTCCCTTAAATTCACCCCACCCTCTGTTGCTGGCTCTCCCAAGCCTGGGTCCAAGTCAGGTGCCAGTGTCCCTGTGGCTCCCTCAAACCCTGCCAGGCACCCTACCTCCATTCAGACCCACTTCACAGTCCCTCCATCTTCAGGGCTCTCCTCTCGGCCACAGCCTCCCAATTTCACCTATGCCCAGCAGAGGGAGAGACCCCAAGTCCAGGAGAAGCCACATCCAACAGAGCAACCTGCTGCCACCAAGGACAAG caTAGACCCACAGGCTCCGGTGCAGATCCACCTAGGGGAAATTCCTGTCTGACCATGAAGGAGGTAGAAGAGCTGGAGATGTTGACCCAGAAACTAATGAAGGATATGGAGCATCCACCCTCAGCGGAGTCTGCTATTTCTG AGCTCTGTGGCTTCTGCAGGAAGCCCCTGTCAAGAACCCAGCCAGCTGTGAGGGCCCTGGACTGTCTTTTCCATGTGGAATGCTTCACCTGCTTCAAAtgtgagaagcagctgcaggggcagcagtTCTACAATGTGGATGAGAAGCCCTTCTGTGAGGACTGCTATGCT GGGACCTTGGAAAAGTGCAGTGTCTGCAAACAGACCATCACAGACCGGATGCTGAAGGCCACCGGTAACTCGTACCATCCCCAATGCTTCACCTGTGTGATGTGCCATACCCCTCTTGAGGGGGCCTCTTTTATCGTGGACCAGGCCAACCAGCCTCACTGTGTGGACGACTACCACAG GAAGTATGCTCCGCGCTGCTCGGTCTGCAGCGAGCCTATCATGCCAGAGCCTGGAAAGGATGAGACGGTGCGTGTGGTGGCATTGGAGAAGAATTTCCACATGAAATGTTACAAGTGTGAG GACTGTGGGAAACCCTTGTCCATTGAAGCAGATGAGAATGGGTGCTTTCCACTGGATGGGCACGTGCTGTGCATCAAATGTCACACCATTCGTGCCAAAACGACACGCTGA